The following coding sequences lie in one Silvanigrella aquatica genomic window:
- the guaB gene encoding IMP dehydrogenase: MANEINKRNSLFSRKVVSDALTFDDVLLLPSYSETLPHEVNVSSYLSKNLKLNSPIISAAMDTVTEHELAACMARLGGLGIIHKNLVPEAQAEEVKLVKRSESGVVANPITISPADTIKHAKMVMEKHKISGLPVVSNEKLVGLVTGRDIRFESIDSKQIKEIMTERSKLIVMTKKSKDTPFDTELFENVKGLLQKHRIKKLPVVDTHDHLVGLITRRDIENAIKHPFASKDASGRLLVGAAVGVTPFDIEHRIPTLVEAGIDVLVIDTAHGHSKGVISTVAAVKKQYGNKVTIVAGNIATGAAAKALANAGADCVKVGIGPGSICTTRIVAGIGVPQISAIMSVAEALAGTNVKIIADGGIKYSGDIVKALAAGAHTVMLGGLFAGTEESPGERISFQGKVYKRYRGMGSLGAMKQGSKDRYFQGTQSDNNKLVPEGIEGQVPYRGPLSEVVHQLVGGIRAGMGYTGAKDVQELHENAEFVKITSAGLRESHVHDVNITEEAPNYSLNRG; this comes from the coding sequence ATGGCCAATGAAATCAACAAGAGAAACTCTCTATTTTCTCGAAAGGTCGTCTCTGACGCCTTAACCTTTGATGACGTACTATTACTGCCGAGCTATTCTGAAACTTTGCCACACGAAGTTAATGTAAGCTCATATCTCTCAAAGAATTTAAAACTCAACAGTCCTATTATATCTGCCGCGATGGATACTGTAACGGAACACGAGCTTGCCGCTTGCATGGCAAGACTGGGTGGCTTGGGAATTATTCACAAGAATCTTGTTCCTGAGGCTCAAGCTGAAGAAGTGAAATTGGTAAAACGCTCCGAAAGTGGTGTTGTTGCAAATCCTATTACAATTTCTCCCGCAGACACCATTAAGCACGCAAAAATGGTCATGGAAAAACACAAAATATCAGGATTGCCTGTTGTCTCTAACGAAAAACTCGTGGGACTTGTAACAGGGCGCGACATTCGCTTTGAATCTATTGATTCAAAACAAATTAAAGAAATCATGACAGAAAGAAGCAAGCTTATTGTCATGACCAAAAAGAGCAAAGATACCCCTTTTGACACAGAACTCTTTGAAAATGTTAAAGGTTTATTACAAAAGCACCGCATAAAAAAACTACCCGTGGTTGATACTCATGATCACCTCGTTGGCTTAATTACAAGAAGAGACATTGAGAATGCAATTAAACACCCTTTTGCAAGCAAAGACGCTTCGGGAAGACTTCTTGTAGGAGCTGCTGTAGGAGTTACACCATTTGATATAGAACATCGTATCCCTACATTAGTGGAAGCAGGCATTGACGTATTGGTAATCGATACAGCTCACGGCCACAGCAAGGGTGTTATCTCAACTGTAGCTGCCGTAAAAAAACAATACGGTAATAAAGTTACAATTGTAGCAGGGAATATTGCTACAGGAGCGGCCGCAAAAGCTCTTGCCAATGCGGGCGCTGATTGCGTTAAAGTTGGAATTGGTCCCGGTTCCATATGCACAACACGTATTGTAGCTGGTATAGGGGTTCCACAAATAAGCGCAATTATGAGCGTGGCCGAAGCACTTGCAGGAACAAATGTAAAAATCATTGCTGATGGCGGAATTAAATACAGTGGCGACATTGTTAAAGCGCTCGCCGCAGGCGCTCATACCGTAATGCTCGGTGGACTTTTTGCAGGGACAGAAGAATCTCCAGGAGAAAGAATCAGTTTCCAAGGAAAAGTTTATAAACGCTACAGAGGAATGGGTTCCCTAGGAGCAATGAAGCAGGGTTCAAAAGATCGTTATTTCCAAGGCACGCAAAGCGACAACAATAAGTTGGTACCCGAAGGAATTGAGGGGCAAGTTCCCTACAGAGGTCCTTTAAGCGAAGTTGTGCACCAACTCGTAGGAGGTATTCGAGCAGGAATGGGATACACAGGTGCAAAGGATGTTCAGGAGCTGCACGAAAATGCAGAGTTTGTAAAAATTACTTCTGCAGGCTTAAGAGAAAGCCACGTTCATGATGTGAATATTACGGAAGAAGCGCCTAACTACAGTTTAAATCGAGGATAA
- the guaA gene encoding glutamine-hydrolyzing GMP synthase, producing the protein MILVIDFGSQFTQLVARRVRELSIYSEIVPFKNATERIEELKRQNILSGIVFSGGPHSVYENNSPKIDLDLEKIGVPVLGVCYGLQLINYMLGGKVAPSKNREYGFEKIIVEKNISSLNPLFKIKDIEENIVWMSHGDEIQELSSKLTVDSVTRNNVISSFHHKELPIFGVQFHPEVEHSKYGREIIKQFVEEICQDKKEWDSSLQIERAVELIKNQVEKEGKDTQVICALSGGVDSCVAAVLTQKAVGDKLLCLFINNGLLRKNEYEDVLARFKKDLNLNVKGVDASELFLSRLKGVSDPETKRKIIGNTFIDVFESETKDLPNAKFLVQGTLYPDVIESISIHGTSVTIKTHHNVGGLPEKMKFKLIEPLRELFKDEVRRLGAEMGIPQDMLARHPFPGPGLGIRVLGEVTKERLQIAREADAIFIEELKKQNLYNTTWQAFVVLLPVSSVGVMGDGRTYESVAAIRCVSATDGMTADWSKLPYEFLAHVSSRIINEVKGINRVVYDISTKPPATIEWE; encoded by the coding sequence ATGATACTTGTCATAGATTTCGGATCACAATTTACGCAACTGGTTGCAAGAAGAGTTAGAGAGTTATCCATTTATTCAGAAATTGTTCCTTTTAAAAATGCAACAGAAAGAATAGAAGAGCTTAAAAGACAAAATATTTTATCTGGAATTGTTTTTTCTGGTGGCCCCCATAGTGTTTATGAAAATAATTCACCTAAAATCGATCTTGACTTGGAAAAAATTGGAGTTCCTGTTTTAGGCGTATGTTATGGTTTACAGTTAATAAATTATATGCTTGGTGGAAAAGTAGCACCATCAAAAAATAGAGAATATGGATTTGAAAAAATAATTGTAGAAAAAAATATATCCTCTTTAAATCCATTATTTAAAATAAAAGACATTGAAGAAAATATAGTTTGGATGAGTCATGGTGATGAAATTCAAGAATTATCATCTAAGTTAACAGTTGATTCTGTAACTAGAAATAATGTGATTTCTTCATTTCATCATAAAGAACTTCCTATTTTTGGCGTGCAATTTCATCCCGAAGTAGAGCACTCAAAATATGGAAGAGAAATCATAAAACAATTTGTTGAAGAGATTTGCCAAGACAAAAAAGAATGGGATAGCTCTCTTCAAATAGAAAGAGCAGTTGAATTAATTAAAAATCAAGTAGAAAAAGAAGGCAAAGACACGCAGGTGATTTGTGCTTTGAGCGGTGGTGTTGATTCCTGCGTGGCCGCCGTGCTCACTCAAAAAGCAGTTGGCGATAAATTACTCTGTTTATTTATTAATAACGGATTGCTTCGTAAAAATGAATATGAAGATGTTCTTGCTAGATTTAAGAAAGATTTGAATTTAAATGTCAAAGGCGTAGACGCATCTGAGTTATTTTTATCTCGATTAAAAGGCGTTAGCGATCCTGAAACAAAAAGAAAAATTATCGGAAATACATTTATTGACGTGTTTGAGTCAGAAACAAAAGATTTACCAAATGCTAAATTTTTGGTTCAAGGAACTCTTTATCCTGACGTCATAGAATCTATTTCTATTCACGGAACCAGCGTTACCATTAAGACACACCACAATGTAGGTGGCTTGCCTGAAAAAATGAAATTCAAATTAATAGAGCCTCTAAGAGAGCTCTTTAAAGATGAAGTCAGAAGACTGGGAGCTGAAATGGGCATACCTCAAGACATGCTTGCCAGACATCCTTTTCCAGGACCAGGTCTTGGTATTCGCGTTTTAGGTGAAGTTACGAAAGAACGTTTACAAATTGCCCGTGAAGCAGATGCTATCTTCATCGAAGAATTAAAAAAACAAAATCTCTACAATACGACTTGGCAAGCTTTCGTGGTACTCTTACCCGTAAGTTCTGTGGGTGTTATGGGAGACGGGCGCACATATGAAAGCGTGGCTGCCATTCGCTGCGTCAGCGCAACAGACGGCATGACGGCAGACTGGAGTAAACTTCCTTACGAATTTTTGGCACATGTTTCTTCAAGAATTATTAACGAAGTTAAAGGTATTAACAGAGTTGTTTATGATATAAGCACAAAACCACCAGCGACTATCGAATGGGAATAA
- a CDS encoding glycosyltransferase family 2 protein, which translates to MGITEIYNEYQKMRSYHISNFVPDIEQLTAVILTKNEEKNIANCLSSLSFVEEIIIVDSGSTDKTLEIARKFKNVEIIETEWYGFVENKKIGINRAAHDWILWIDADEVVPEGLANEWKTRIHQGTFHETGAIDFPRKTFFLGHWVKHSGWYPGRIIRFFHKKRADLNNNILHEGVVPRRGYVVEHFHTDLLHYSYTSLYQYFDKMNKYGLAGAKEIERKRKFAFFPQIIFQPIWTFFKFYILKKGFLDGRIGLIVCMGAAFSNFIKYANYFFLKKYGYTDLNEKNKIS; encoded by the coding sequence ATGGGAATAACAGAAATATACAACGAATATCAAAAAATGAGAAGTTATCACATTTCAAATTTTGTTCCAGATATTGAACAACTTACTGCTGTCATATTAACAAAAAATGAAGAGAAAAACATAGCAAATTGCCTCTCTTCATTATCTTTTGTTGAAGAAATTATTATTGTAGATTCGGGAAGTACCGATAAAACTCTCGAAATCGCACGCAAATTTAAAAACGTAGAAATCATTGAGACAGAATGGTATGGCTTTGTAGAAAATAAAAAAATCGGAATCAATCGAGCGGCGCACGATTGGATTTTATGGATTGATGCCGATGAAGTTGTGCCTGAAGGACTCGCTAATGAATGGAAAACACGCATTCATCAGGGTACTTTTCATGAAACAGGAGCCATCGATTTTCCCAGAAAAACATTTTTTTTGGGACATTGGGTAAAGCACTCAGGTTGGTATCCAGGAAGAATAATAAGATTTTTCCATAAAAAAAGAGCCGATCTCAATAATAATATTTTGCATGAAGGTGTGGTTCCTAGAAGAGGTTATGTTGTAGAGCATTTTCATACCGATTTATTACACTACTCTTATACATCTTTATATCAATATTTTGATAAAATGAATAAATACGGCCTTGCTGGCGCAAAAGAAATTGAGAGAAAAAGAAAATTTGCCTTCTTTCCTCAAATTATTTTCCAACCCATTTGGACTTTTTTTAAATTCTATATTTTAAAAAAGGGCTTTCTAGACGGACGTATTGGCCTCATCGTTTGCATGGGTGCTGCCTTTTCTAATTTCATCAAATATGCAAACTATTTTTTCTTAAAAAAATATGGTTATACCGATTTAAATGAAAAAAATAAAATCTCCTGA
- a CDS encoding glycosyltransferase family 9 protein has translation MEELTFKKILISRTDNIGDVILTLPMAGVLKNKYPNSKIFFLGKKYTKSVIEACSHIDKFYDWDEIKNSENKTQIFTDMGCDVIIHVFPNKEIATAAKRAKIKIRIGTNRRLFHWIYCNNNVNLTRKNSSLHESQLNLKLLNRLNIRDDFKLSEIYQFYGFHNLPKLPEKFISLIDPDKFNIILHPKSKGSAREWGIENFVTLANSLPKEKFKVFFSGGQEESQYIKEKIIPKCPDCHDISGLFSLNEFILFINSCDGFIANSTGPLHIASALGKHTIGLYPPLPSMSPHRWAPIGKNVQFFLGKNTNSNKYCSSPCNINERCSCMENINPNTLLECIEKWNKNSDG, from the coding sequence ATGGAAGAATTAACATTCAAAAAAATTCTAATTAGTAGAACAGACAATATTGGAGATGTTATTTTAACATTGCCAATGGCGGGAGTTCTAAAAAACAAATATCCAAATTCAAAAATATTTTTTTTGGGTAAAAAATATACTAAATCTGTTATTGAAGCATGCTCTCATATTGATAAGTTTTATGATTGGGATGAAATAAAAAATTCTGAAAATAAAACACAAATTTTCACAGATATGGGTTGCGATGTTATAATACATGTCTTTCCAAATAAAGAAATTGCTACAGCAGCAAAACGAGCTAAAATAAAAATTAGAATTGGAACAAACCGCAGATTATTTCATTGGATTTATTGTAACAACAATGTAAATTTAACTCGAAAAAATTCTTCCTTACATGAATCTCAACTTAATTTAAAGCTTTTAAACCGTTTAAATATTCGCGATGATTTTAAATTATCAGAAATTTATCAATTCTATGGATTTCATAATCTTCCTAAATTACCAGAAAAATTTATTAGCTTAATTGACCCCGATAAATTTAATATTATTTTACATCCTAAATCTAAAGGCAGTGCGCGCGAATGGGGAATTGAAAATTTTGTTACATTAGCAAATTCACTGCCAAAAGAAAAATTCAAAGTGTTTTTTTCTGGTGGACAAGAAGAGTCTCAATATATTAAAGAAAAAATTATTCCAAAATGCCCTGACTGCCATGACATTTCAGGATTATTTTCATTAAATGAATTTATATTGTTTATAAACTCTTGTGATGGATTTATCGCAAACAGCACAGGCCCCTTGCATATTGCTTCCGCATTAGGCAAGCATACCATTGGACTCTATCCTCCTCTCCCTTCCATGTCACCACATCGCTGGGCACCTATAGGAAAAAATGTCCAATTTTTCCTTGGTAAAAACACAAATTCAAATAAATACTGCAGCTCCCCATGTAATATAAATGAAAGATGTTCTTGTATGGAAAATATAAATCCAAATACACTCTTGGAATGTATTGAAAAATGGAATAAAAATTCAGACGGTTGA
- the ahcY gene encoding adenosylhomocysteinase: MDYKIKDISLADLGRKQIELAEKEMPGLMTLRARYGNTKPLKGSRIAGSLHMTVETAVLIETLIELGADVRWSSCNIFSTVDAAAAAMATKGIPVFAWKGETEEEYIWCIEQTLKFPNGQGPNMLLDDGGDLTSLVHKKFSHLLKDIKGVSEETTTGVHHLHQMLKKGELKMPAINVNDSVTKSKFDNLYGCRESLPDGIKRATDIMIAGKTVVVAGYGDVGKGCAHSMKFHGARVLITEIDPINALQAAMEGYQVVSMDDAVKTGHIFVTTTGCCDIITADHMSQMRDQAIVCNIGHFDVEIDVAGLKSIKGMKHINIKPQVDKYRFPDGHEIILLAEGRLVNLGCATGHPAFVMSTSFTNQVLAQIELWQNNSQYKIGVYTLPKKLDEEVARLHLEKLGVKLTKLTNKQAEYLNINVDGPYKPENYRY; encoded by the coding sequence ATGGATTACAAAATAAAAGACATATCACTTGCAGATTTAGGCAGAAAGCAAATTGAACTTGCAGAAAAAGAAATGCCCGGCCTAATGACCCTACGCGCAAGATATGGAAACACAAAACCATTGAAAGGATCCCGTATTGCCGGCAGTTTGCATATGACAGTAGAAACAGCTGTGCTTATTGAAACATTAATTGAACTCGGCGCCGATGTACGTTGGTCAAGTTGCAATATATTTTCAACTGTAGATGCTGCAGCCGCTGCTATGGCTACAAAAGGCATTCCTGTATTTGCATGGAAAGGCGAAACAGAAGAGGAATATATTTGGTGCATTGAGCAAACGCTTAAATTCCCAAATGGACAAGGTCCAAATATGCTTCTCGATGATGGTGGTGATTTAACTTCATTAGTGCATAAAAAATTCTCACATTTATTAAAAGATATTAAAGGTGTTTCAGAAGAAACAACAACAGGCGTTCACCATTTACATCAAATGCTTAAAAAAGGTGAATTAAAAATGCCTGCTATAAATGTAAACGACAGCGTCACAAAAAGTAAATTTGATAATTTATATGGCTGCCGTGAATCCCTTCCTGATGGAATCAAAAGAGCGACAGACATTATGATTGCCGGCAAAACAGTTGTCGTTGCAGGATATGGCGATGTTGGAAAAGGCTGTGCACACTCAATGAAATTCCACGGAGCGCGTGTCCTTATTACAGAAATAGATCCCATTAATGCACTCCAAGCAGCAATGGAAGGTTATCAAGTTGTTTCCATGGATGATGCTGTTAAAACAGGTCATATATTTGTTACAACAACGGGCTGCTGCGATATCATAACGGCAGACCATATGTCTCAAATGAGAGATCAAGCTATTGTTTGCAACATTGGACATTTTGATGTTGAAATTGATGTTGCAGGATTAAAATCCATTAAAGGAATGAAACATATTAATATCAAACCTCAGGTTGATAAATACCGTTTTCCAGATGGTCATGAAATTATTTTATTAGCAGAAGGTCGGCTTGTAAATTTAGGTTGTGCTACAGGGCATCCCGCATTTGTTATGAGCACAAGTTTTACAAATCAAGTTTTAGCCCAAATTGAACTCTGGCAAAATAACAGTCAATATAAAATCGGCGTCTATACATTACCTAAAAAACTTGATGAAGAAGTTGCTCGTTTGCACTTAGAAAAACTTGGTGTAAAATTAACTAAGTTAACAAATAAACAAGCTGAATATTTAAATATTAATGTTGATGGTCCTTATAAACCAGAAAACTACAGGTACTAA
- a CDS encoding DMT family transporter, with the protein MISLFQKKAFYPVILLLSLGFTWGTSFSIAKFAMESGITPLGYSFWQSFGPAVLVFLLTYIQTKSIPPFNKKHLFFYFICGLLGIALPNLTMYFSATHIPSGILGLIVNTSPIITYALTIIFLIEKFAWTRCAGIILGFLGLFILFLPKLSQFSEYQWMLFALLTPILLASCTVFMVKLRPQGTSSIALSSGMLIAASIITAPFIFLTNNFHPITFPLSTPDLFIIIEIILSSMGYILFFELLRVAGPVFYSLVGCIVALAGLFWGYVIFGEHIKLTECISIIFILIAIFLVSAKKSSDP; encoded by the coding sequence ATGATTTCTTTATTTCAAAAAAAAGCATTTTATCCTGTTATTTTATTATTGTCTTTAGGTTTTACATGGGGCACGAGTTTTTCAATTGCAAAGTTTGCTATGGAAAGTGGAATAACTCCTTTGGGTTATTCATTTTGGCAAAGTTTTGGCCCTGCTGTTTTGGTATTTCTGTTAACTTACATTCAGACGAAATCAATTCCCCCTTTTAATAAAAAGCATCTCTTTTTTTATTTTATCTGTGGATTATTAGGAATTGCCCTTCCAAATTTAACTATGTATTTTTCGGCAACTCATATTCCATCAGGAATACTAGGATTAATAGTCAATACATCTCCTATTATTACATATGCTTTAACTATTATTTTTCTAATTGAAAAATTTGCTTGGACAAGGTGCGCAGGAATTATTTTAGGTTTTTTGGGATTATTTATTTTGTTTTTACCAAAGCTTTCTCAATTTAGTGAATATCAGTGGATGTTATTTGCTTTGTTAACTCCTATATTATTAGCTTCATGTACTGTTTTTATGGTAAAATTGAGACCCCAAGGAACATCCTCTATTGCATTGTCGAGTGGCATGCTTATTGCCGCTTCAATTATAACAGCTCCTTTTATATTTTTAACAAATAATTTTCATCCCATTACCTTCCCTTTGAGCACTCCTGATCTTTTTATTATAATCGAAATAATTTTATCCAGTATGGGATATATTCTGTTCTTTGAGCTTCTTAGAGTGGCAGGCCCCGTATTTTATAGCCTAGTAGGATGTATTGTTGCCTTGGCAGGATTGTTTTGGGGCTATGTCATATTTGGTGAACATATTAAGCTCACGGAGTGTATTTCCATTATTTTTATATTAATTGCTATTTTTCTCGTTTCAGCTAAGAAATCTAGCGATCCTTAA
- the sfsA gene encoding DNA/RNA nuclease SfsA, with translation MLLLKYNIELLKSYFIKRYKRFFVDVKIQSENILTVHCANSGSMKSCILPDAPAYILDSQNPERKLRFSLELLELEDGLACLNTSRANQFIEQLFLQTIGKKESEFFINAEFPYQQFSPWNFIKREAVFTKETRFDFCLSAIDNNKKCWVEVKSVSMKINHNTWAFPDAVTERGQKHLIELINAKNKGDDAWLFFVLMRGSEVSEKLLKDSFRIANEIDAEYHALFERAKKEGVRIALIIPSITLQGFSLRKFYILN, from the coding sequence ATGCTTTTATTAAAATATAATATTGAATTGTTGAAATCTTATTTTATAAAAAGATATAAGCGTTTCTTTGTTGATGTTAAAATTCAAAGTGAAAATATATTAACTGTACACTGTGCAAATAGTGGTAGTATGAAAAGCTGTATTTTACCTGATGCGCCCGCGTATATTTTAGATTCTCAAAATCCAGAAAGAAAACTCAGATTTTCACTTGAGCTTCTTGAGCTTGAAGATGGCTTAGCCTGTTTAAATACTTCTAGAGCAAACCAATTTATTGAACAACTTTTTTTACAAACTATTGGTAAAAAAGAGAGTGAATTTTTTATAAATGCTGAATTTCCTTATCAACAATTTTCTCCTTGGAATTTTATTAAGAGAGAAGCTGTTTTTACAAAAGAAACTCGTTTTGATTTTTGCTTAAGCGCCATTGATAATAATAAAAAATGTTGGGTTGAAGTTAAAAGTGTCAGCATGAAAATAAATCATAATACTTGGGCTTTTCCAGACGCCGTAACAGAAAGAGGTCAAAAGCATTTAATTGAGCTTATAAATGCAAAAAATAAGGGTGATGATGCTTGGCTCTTTTTTGTTTTAATGCGTGGAAGTGAAGTTTCTGAAAAACTATTAAAAGATAGTTTTCGTATTGCAAACGAAATTGATGCGGAATACCATGCTCTTTTTGAAAGAGCTAAAAAGGAAGGTGTTCGGATAGCTCTGATCATTCCGAGTATAACATTGCAAGGATTTTCTTTGAGGAAATTTTATATATTAAATTAA
- a CDS encoding Hsp33 family molecular chaperone HslO, which produces MFQDYLFFGVDTKVYYCYRMLHLSNLVEEAKNLHKLNTNRALLLSDALLGSVLLSSILDYEERINLRIHCGSDFTIGTETSFQAETRGYIECNESSTLVKDIDSGKILIPELHIRSMRSQRNKSSLFEGHSVAKTGSIEEALNEHLLSSYQMNTFLKLSSWVNESDGKLNAFGVIYQELPEIPEEISERLKDHIAALPSMKDLYLQNNDADILAKKLIPDETKGVKSINPKFVCTCSQERVESVLVSLPIDELTDIINKSEDLEMKCHYCNTSYIIPMNKITQIYASRNHTNANSSEMN; this is translated from the coding sequence ATGTTTCAGGACTATTTATTTTTTGGGGTAGATACAAAAGTATACTATTGTTACCGTATGTTACATTTGAGCAATCTTGTTGAAGAAGCTAAAAATCTTCATAAGTTAAATACAAATAGAGCCTTGCTTCTTTCTGATGCCCTCCTAGGCAGTGTCTTGTTATCTTCCATTCTAGACTATGAAGAAAGAATCAATTTGCGCATTCACTGTGGCAGCGATTTTACTATTGGAACCGAAACTTCCTTTCAGGCAGAAACGCGAGGATATATTGAGTGTAATGAAAGTTCGACTCTTGTGAAAGATATTGATTCTGGGAAAATTTTAATTCCAGAGCTTCATATCCGTTCAATGCGTTCACAAAGAAATAAAAGCTCACTCTTTGAAGGGCATTCAGTTGCAAAAACCGGGTCTATTGAAGAAGCTTTAAATGAACATTTGTTATCAAGTTATCAAATGAATACTTTTTTAAAGTTAAGCAGTTGGGTTAATGAAAGTGATGGCAAATTAAATGCATTTGGAGTTATTTATCAAGAATTACCTGAAATTCCTGAGGAGATTTCTGAAAGATTAAAAGATCACATTGCTGCTTTACCTTCTATGAAAGATCTTTATTTACAAAATAATGATGCTGATATTTTGGCAAAAAAACTTATTCCTGATGAAACAAAAGGAGTAAAAAGTATCAATCCAAAATTTGTTTGTACTTGTTCACAAGAGCGAGTCGAAAGTGTTTTGGTTTCTTTACCTATTGATGAATTAACAGATATTATTAATAAATCAGAAGATTTAGAAATGAAGTGCCATTATTGCAATACCAGTTATATTATTCCTATGAATAAAATAACTCAAATTTATGCAAGTCGAAATCATACCAATGCCAATTCTTCTGAAATGAATTAG
- the galE gene encoding UDP-glucose 4-epimerase GalE — MKVLVTGGAGYIGSTVCSALEDVGYTPIILDSLVTGKKEFVQGKRFYQADIADKVVLKEIFKEHPEIQHAIHCAALIIVPESVEKPYEYYKENVAKSNELFKNLLELGCKNIVFSSSAAIYDKTDDFIVTEKSSLKPNSPYSKTKLMMEMILEDYCHAYSGMKAISLRYFNPIGADPKMRSGSHAQNATHVVAKLVETALGKNSEFCITGVNWPTRDGSGIRDYIHVWDLAQAHVKAIENFNHVFEQQSSSYSVLNIGTGTGVTVKELLAAFESVYGKILPKKESDPRPGDVAGAYANADSALKLINWKANLTIENAIYDALKWAEIQKNLFK, encoded by the coding sequence ATGAAAGTTCTGGTAACGGGCGGCGCAGGTTATATTGGAAGCACAGTCTGCTCTGCTCTAGAAGATGTGGGGTATACCCCTATCATTTTAGATTCTTTAGTTACAGGAAAAAAAGAATTTGTACAGGGAAAAAGATTTTATCAGGCTGATATTGCAGATAAAGTCGTATTAAAAGAAATATTTAAAGAGCATCCCGAAATTCAACATGCAATCCATTGTGCCGCACTTATTATAGTTCCAGAAAGTGTTGAAAAACCTTATGAGTATTACAAAGAAAATGTAGCTAAATCGAATGAACTCTTTAAAAATCTATTGGAATTAGGCTGTAAAAATATTGTGTTTAGCAGCTCTGCTGCTATTTACGATAAAACAGATGACTTTATTGTAACAGAAAAATCCTCTCTAAAACCAAATAGTCCCTATTCTAAAACAAAACTCATGATGGAAATGATACTTGAGGATTATTGCCATGCTTATTCAGGAATGAAAGCGATATCTTTAAGATATTTTAATCCCATTGGAGCCGACCCCAAAATGCGCTCAGGAAGTCATGCTCAAAATGCAACACATGTGGTAGCTAAACTTGTTGAGACGGCTCTGGGAAAAAATTCCGAATTTTGTATTACAGGAGTGAATTGGCCAACGCGGGATGGCAGTGGCATTCGTGACTACATTCACGTCTGGGATTTAGCCCAAGCTCACGTCAAAGCAATTGAAAATTTTAATCATGTTTTTGAGCAACAAAGTAGCTCTTATAGCGTTTTAAACATTGGGACAGGAACGGGAGTCACAGTAAAAGAACTGCTAGCTGCGTTCGAATCCGTTTATGGTAAAATATTACCCAAAAAAGAATCAGATCCAAGACCTGGCGATGTGGCAGGAGCTTATGCCAACGCAGATTCCGCTTTAAAATTAATAAATTGGAAAGCAAATCTCACAATTGAAAATGCCATTTATGATGCTTTAAAGTGGGCAGAAATTCAAAAAAATCTTTTTAAATAA